The following are encoded in a window of Arthrobacter sp. OAP107 genomic DNA:
- a CDS encoding carbohydrate ABC transporter permease, giving the protein MKNVLRLNSIGAMAVRILFAAVAAFPIVFMLVSSLKPDQQIFGDMSSVAAFLPIGNISLDNYTAVFDRVPAARFLLNSVGVSAVTVVLGIFINSLCAFALSRMQVRGKRIVFTAILATLIVPFQTLALPLVWWVNQLPYFELNGFSLEISKGWLDTYQVQIIPFIANAFSIYLYHQYFESIPKELDEAARIDGAGWFKIYRQVVMPLAGPATATVAILTFLPAWNSYLWPLMVVQSEELRPVMIGIQYFFQLNVSWGEVMAYASLITVPVVVLFIAFQRSFINSIASSGVKG; this is encoded by the coding sequence GTGAAAAACGTGCTCCGCCTCAATTCCATCGGCGCCATGGCCGTCCGCATCCTGTTCGCGGCCGTCGCCGCCTTCCCCATCGTGTTCATGCTCGTGTCCTCGCTCAAGCCGGACCAGCAGATCTTCGGTGACATGTCCTCGGTGGCGGCGTTCCTGCCCATCGGCAACATCTCGCTGGACAACTACACCGCAGTTTTTGACCGGGTTCCGGCCGCGCGCTTCCTCCTCAACTCCGTCGGTGTGTCCGCCGTGACAGTGGTCCTGGGAATCTTTATCAACAGCCTCTGCGCCTTCGCGCTGTCCCGCATGCAGGTCCGCGGCAAGCGCATCGTGTTCACGGCGATCCTGGCCACGCTGATCGTGCCGTTCCAGACGCTGGCACTGCCGCTGGTGTGGTGGGTGAACCAGCTGCCCTACTTTGAACTCAACGGCTTCAGCCTGGAGATCTCCAAAGGCTGGCTGGACACGTACCAGGTGCAGATCATCCCGTTCATCGCCAACGCGTTTTCCATCTACCTGTACCACCAGTACTTCGAGTCCATCCCCAAGGAACTGGACGAGGCTGCCCGGATCGACGGCGCCGGCTGGTTCAAGATCTACCGCCAGGTGGTGATGCCGCTCGCCGGTCCCGCCACGGCCACCGTGGCCATCCTGACGTTCCTGCCCGCCTGGAACTCCTACCTGTGGCCGCTCATGGTGGTCCAGTCCGAGGAACTGCGCCCCGTGATGATCGGCATCCAGTACTTCTTCCAGCTGAACGTCTCCTGGGGTGAGGTGATGGCCTACGCCTCGCTGATCACGGTTCCCGTGGTGGTCCTCTTCATCGCGTTCCAGCGCTCCTTCATCAACAGCATCGCCTCCAGCGGCGTCAAAGGCTGA
- a CDS encoding glycoside hydrolase family 32 protein yields MTSLNATPALDCRYRPKWHYAAERNWLNDPNGLVHSNGVYHLFYQHNPFGDVWGNMSWGHATSADLLNWDEQPVAIPCDEQEAIFSGSAMVDTHNTSGFGVGGVPPLVAVYTSAYSPLSPLAGRQAQSLAYSTDDGATWTRYAGNPVLDRASADFRDPKVFWYDGDAGSYWVMAAVEAVRHEVVLYKSGDLKTWEYLSTFGPANATGGVWECPDLFELPVDGDAGNTRWVLVVNLSPGGIAGGSAGQYFLGTFDGVTFRSETTVTEGTQTDDSRMPDYGWLDWGRDYYAAVSFSNAPGGRRLMIGWMNNWQYASSTPSQGWRSAMSLVREVRLETRGGRTMLVQAPTDPFDASGTELFAAGPEPLAAGVRWLPAGASGDVLRIDAEFRPGSAGKVGLVLRAGEAGGVQERTVLAYSPLTGELSLDRTASGNVGFHADFPSVERVPVALDGSGLLRLRIFLDRCSVEVFAQDGLMTLTDQIFPAESSTAVGLLAEGDGATLVSLSVTG; encoded by the coding sequence ATGACTTCCCTGAATGCAACGCCCGCCCTCGACTGCCGATACCGGCCCAAATGGCACTACGCTGCGGAGCGCAACTGGCTCAACGACCCCAACGGCCTGGTGCACTCCAACGGCGTGTACCACCTCTTCTACCAGCACAACCCATTCGGTGACGTGTGGGGCAACATGTCCTGGGGCCACGCCACCTCGGCGGACCTGCTGAACTGGGACGAGCAGCCGGTGGCCATCCCCTGCGACGAACAGGAGGCAATCTTCTCCGGATCGGCCATGGTGGATACGCACAACACGAGCGGTTTCGGCGTCGGGGGAGTGCCCCCGCTGGTGGCGGTCTACACCAGCGCCTACTCCCCGTTGTCGCCGCTGGCGGGCCGGCAGGCACAGTCCCTCGCGTACAGCACCGACGACGGCGCCACCTGGACCAGGTATGCGGGGAACCCCGTGCTGGACCGGGCGTCTGCGGACTTCCGCGACCCCAAGGTCTTCTGGTACGACGGCGACGCCGGCAGCTACTGGGTGATGGCCGCCGTCGAGGCCGTCCGGCATGAGGTGGTGCTCTACAAGTCCGGCGACCTCAAAACGTGGGAGTACCTGAGCACCTTCGGTCCGGCCAACGCCACGGGCGGCGTGTGGGAATGCCCCGACCTGTTCGAACTGCCCGTGGACGGCGATGCGGGGAACACCCGCTGGGTCCTCGTGGTGAATCTGAGCCCCGGCGGGATCGCCGGCGGCTCCGCGGGCCAGTACTTCCTGGGAACGTTCGACGGCGTGACGTTCCGTTCCGAAACCACGGTCACCGAGGGCACACAGACCGACGACAGCCGGATGCCGGACTACGGCTGGCTGGACTGGGGCCGGGACTACTACGCGGCCGTCTCGTTCAGCAACGCCCCCGGCGGGCGCCGCCTCATGATCGGCTGGATGAACAACTGGCAGTACGCTTCTTCGACACCATCGCAGGGCTGGCGCAGTGCCATGTCCCTGGTCCGCGAGGTCCGGCTGGAGACCCGCGGCGGGCGCACCATGCTGGTGCAGGCCCCGACGGACCCGTTCGACGCCTCCGGGACGGAACTGTTCGCGGCGGGCCCGGAACCGCTCGCGGCCGGCGTGCGGTGGCTGCCCGCCGGGGCCTCCGGGGATGTGCTGCGCATCGACGCCGAGTTCCGTCCGGGTTCCGCCGGCAAGGTGGGGCTGGTACTGCGGGCGGGCGAGGCCGGGGGAGTGCAGGAGCGGACCGTGCTTGCCTACTCTCCTCTGACGGGCGAGCTCAGCCTGGACCGCACCGCGTCCGGGAACGTCGGCTTCCATGCCGACTTCCCGTCCGTGGAGCGTGTGCCGGTTGCCCTGGATGGCAGCGGCCTGCTGCGGCTCAGGATCTTCCTGGACCGGTGTTCTGTTGAGGTTTTCGCCCAGGACGGCCTGATGACACTCACGGACCAGATCTTCCCCGCGGAGTCCAGCACCGCCGTCGGACTGCTGGCCGAAGGCGACGGCGCCACCCTGGTAAGCCTCAGCGTCACCGGCTAG